In a genomic window of Telopea speciosissima isolate NSW1024214 ecotype Mountain lineage chromosome 5, Tspe_v1, whole genome shotgun sequence:
- the LOC122663098 gene encoding protein MEI2-like 6, which yields MVILSGKSLTELYLTMLSGEGEVLNTLDWIGPIRLWSPSPPRPLHSRLSLLGAILELTMCNSKAQPLNPLASPFYPSFLPNPQLQLPLLPPIPPPFLGTSTSHRLLHPPGHCFSSTNYQYYFPVNTDPLPPPPPLLPAPTYVYSSTTATPSDVVAGNVSITKNTTKAVEKVEGGSLEVISAKKEIVNRYKSRVFPADYKVLRKGFHSGGRKYRRASIPKVVHGGNPVPLPLQTKGSSPPPRFLGLDQKKIRDSTSVMVRHIPSKLSREMLINLLDKHCEEENTKIGMGSSSAVSAYDFVYLPIDFRTGVNKGYAFVNFTSKTAVERFKTSFHGYKWLLFATKKICQIDDARIQGRESLVAHFQRTKFPCVTDEYLPVQFSPPRNGFSQCPSPSIVGSFLEIRTDVSCF from the exons TTGTGGTCTCCGTCTCCTCCTCGTCCTCTTCATTCTCGTCTTTCACTTCTTGGTGCCATTTTGGAGCTAACTATGTGCAATAGCAAGGCTCAACCTCTAAATCCTCTTGCTTCACCCTTTTACCCTTCATTCCTTCCCAACCCACAACTACAACTTCCACTACTTCCTCCCATTCCACCGCCATTCCTAGGAACATCAACATCACACCGACTCCTTCACCCTCCTGGCCACTGTTTCTCATCAACAAACTACCAATATTACTTCCCAGTTAACACTgatcctcttcctcctcctcctcctcttttaCCTGCTCCAACTTATGTCTATAgcagcaccaccgccaccccgTCCGACGTCGTCGCCGGCAACGTCTCCATTACTAAAAATACAACAAAGGCGGTGGAGAAGGTTGAGGGTGGTAGTTTGGAGGTGATAAGCGCTAAGAAAGAAATAGTTAATAGGTACAAAAGTAGGGTTTTTCCAGCTGATTATAAGGTTTTGCGCAAAGGGTTTCATAGTGGCGGCCGGAAATATAGGCGGGCATCGATTCCTAAGGTTGTTCATGGAGGCAACCCAGTTCCCCTACCTCTTCAAACCAAAggctcttctcctcctcctcgtTTTCTTGGGCttgatcaaaaaaaaattcgtgATTCGACCTCGGTTATGGTTAGACATATTCCAAGCAAActcag tagGGAGATGTTGATAAACTTGTTGGATAAGCACTGTGAGGAAGAGAACACCAAGATCGGGATGGGATCAAGCTCAGCTGTATCTGCATATGATTTTGTGTATCTTCCCATTGATTTCAG AACTGGAGTCAACAAAGGTTACGCATTTGTGAACTTCACAAGTAAGACAGCAGTTGAACGATTCAAAACTTCATTTCATGGATACAAATGGCTTCTTTTTGCTACAAAAAAGATCTGTCAAATTGATGATGCTAGGATACAA GGAAGAGAAAGCTTGGTAGCCCATTTTCAGAGAACCAAGTTTCCATGTGTTACAGATGAGTACTTGCCTGTTCAGTTCTCACCACCTCGTAATGGCTTTTCTCAATGCCCATCTCCTTCCATCGTTGGTTCTTTTCTTGAAATACGAACAGACGTTTCTTGCTTTTAA